In Candidatus Sulfurimonas marisnigri, a single genomic region encodes these proteins:
- a CDS encoding branched-chain amino acid transaminase: MDAAKYIWMNGEFVAWEDAKVHVLSHTLHYGNGVIEGTKAYKTDKGYAIFRLNDHTKRLKESAKMTLIDIPYSVEEMNQAQIELVRKNEFTGDNVYIRPFAFLGYGVMGVYHKNAPVETVMSAWEWGAYLGEEGMRKGIKLKIASMTRPANTSNMGKAKATANYLNSQMAKFEAVDCGYDEALLLDDQGYVAEASGASFFMVKNGVLITPPNDNSLESITQKTVIEMAENMGLKVERRRITREEVYIADEAFLTGTAAEITPVRIIDAREIGCGSRGVFTEEIQSGYFDIVFGRNEKYEHYLTYID; the protein is encoded by the coding sequence ATGGATGCAGCCAAATATATTTGGATGAATGGAGAGTTTGTAGCTTGGGAAGATGCTAAAGTACATGTACTGTCGCACACCTTGCATTATGGAAATGGTGTAATAGAAGGAACAAAAGCATACAAGACTGACAAAGGGTACGCTATTTTTCGTTTGAATGATCATACTAAAAGACTTAAAGAGTCTGCTAAGATGACTCTTATTGATATCCCTTACTCGGTTGAGGAGATGAATCAAGCTCAAATAGAGTTAGTGAGAAAAAACGAGTTTACAGGAGACAATGTATATATTCGTCCTTTCGCATTTTTAGGTTACGGTGTTATGGGTGTTTATCATAAAAATGCACCAGTTGAGACTGTTATGTCTGCTTGGGAGTGGGGCGCTTATCTCGGTGAAGAGGGTATGAGAAAAGGTATTAAGCTTAAGATTGCTTCTATGACAAGACCTGCAAACACCTCAAACATGGGTAAAGCAAAAGCAACAGCAAACTACTTAAACTCACAAATGGCAAAATTTGAAGCTGTTGACTGCGGGTATGATGAGGCACTTCTGCTTGATGATCAAGGTTATGTTGCAGAAGCAAGCGGAGCTAGCTTCTTCATGGTCAAAAATGGTGTGCTTATAACTCCACCAAATGATAATTCACTTGAATCAATAACTCAAAAGACTGTTATAGAGATGGCAGAAAATATGGGTTTAAAAGTAGAACGCCGACGTATTACAAGAGAAGAAGTTTACATTGCAGATGAGGCATTTTTAACAGGAACTGCTGCTGAGATTACTCCAGTTCGAATCATAGACGCAAGAGAGATTGGTTGCGGTTCTCGTGGTGTATTCACAGAAGAAATTCAAAGTGGGTACTTTGATATTGTTTTTGGTCGTAATGAAAAATACGAGCATTATTTAACATACATTGATTAG
- a CDS encoding porin: MKKIVLSTMAVLAIGSASLSAAQFYVDDKGQLFTTPAEGRKAFEMANESKSNVSKITIVDKNSPDFLYGKQTHINMKFVADDSSDMWLKAGVRIQGTFENVETDYNDVSKTDTSINDAYLRRVRFEVAAGFNKWTSFVMDVRNDKANYQQSGENEFNVGDAYVQIKKPFGSSLVNFKLFRAKIDVSRTETIKSARTIAYDRPAVADAAAQFITHNRRGTNAQVFGDLNKKVHYQLAFGDATEETSLLDAKGKKTSEITEQSFFYGGKILLSPFDGWEETSKTETYFGVGKHFSFGAAYWVVPEIKADGAADSVTLNNKLVNLEASAHYKNFMIQGEYFKFDDVVKDWSAATIVTGKSSGWYVLSEYVMPELGYIAPFVRYESWDKFEDSAAGEDYKFTSKMAGVNWYLKGNTIKAGFMYQKDEYGASTGDKDVEKMKITTQFFF; the protein is encoded by the coding sequence ATGAAAAAAATAGTTCTTTCAACAATGGCGGTTTTAGCAATTGGTTCAGCTAGCTTAAGTGCTGCACAATTTTATGTAGATGACAAAGGTCAACTCTTTACTACACCTGCTGAGGGTCGTAAAGCTTTTGAAATGGCAAATGAGAGTAAATCAAATGTTAGCAAAATAACAATTGTAGATAAAAATTCTCCAGATTTTCTTTATGGTAAACAAACACATATCAATATGAAGTTTGTAGCAGATGATAGTTCTGACATGTGGTTAAAAGCTGGTGTTCGTATTCAGGGTACTTTTGAAAATGTAGAGACTGATTATAATGATGTTTCAAAAACTGACACAAGTATAAATGATGCATACCTTCGTCGTGTTCGTTTTGAGGTTGCAGCCGGCTTTAACAAGTGGACTTCATTTGTAATGGATGTTAGAAATGATAAAGCAAACTACCAACAAAGTGGTGAGAATGAATTTAACGTTGGTGATGCATATGTTCAAATCAAAAAACCTTTTGGTTCATCTTTAGTAAATTTTAAACTTTTCCGTGCAAAAATCGATGTTTCACGTACTGAAACTATAAAATCAGCTCGCACAATAGCTTATGACCGCCCTGCAGTTGCAGATGCTGCAGCACAGTTTATTACTCATAACCGTCGTGGTACAAATGCTCAAGTATTTGGTGATTTAAATAAAAAAGTTCACTACCAATTGGCTTTTGGTGATGCAACAGAAGAAACCTCTTTGTTAGATGCAAAAGGTAAAAAAACATCAGAGATAACTGAACAAAGCTTTTTCTACGGTGGTAAAATTCTACTATCTCCATTTGACGGCTGGGAAGAGACTTCAAAAACAGAAACATACTTCGGAGTAGGTAAACACTTCTCTTTTGGTGCTGCATACTGGGTTGTTCCTGAGATTAAAGCTGATGGTGCAGCTGATAGCGTTACATTAAATAATAAACTAGTTAATCTTGAAGCTTCTGCTCACTATAAGAACTTTATGATTCAAGGCGAGTACTTCAAATTTGATGATGTTGTAAAAGATTGGTCTGCTGCAACTATCGTAACTGGTAAATCATCTGGTTGGTATGTACTTAGTGAATATGTTATGCCAGAGTTGGGATATATAGCTCCATTTGTGAGATATGAGAGCTGGGATAAATTTGAAGATTCTGCTGCCGGTGAAGATTATAAATTCACATCAAAAATGGCCGGTGTGAACTGGTACCTAAAAGGTAATACAATCAAAGCTGGTTTTATGTACCAAAAAGATGAGTACGGTGCAAGTACAGGAGACAAAGATGTTGAGAAAATGAAAATAACTACTCAATTCTTTTTCTAA
- the pstS gene encoding phosphate ABC transporter substrate-binding protein PstS yields the protein MLKKLALVALVTAASISTSFASDKINGAGASFPAPLYYDWAFSYKKDTKNRVNYQSIGSGGGIKQIAKRIVDFGASDKPLDSKKLAKAKLLQFPAVIGSIVIAFNVDGIADETLKLSNDVVADIFAGKITMWNDAAIAANNAGIKLPNQKITVVHRSDGSGTTFNFTYYLSGSSKNWKDTYGTGKAIDWAVGIGGKGNEGVANLVKQTPYSIGYIENAYKEKNNLSAAVLKTANGKWVVANEDNFKAAAKYASWTKEDNFYAMLALQPGDTSYPIVAATFILLPTEKSEMNKKTIEFYDYAFKNGDKSAKKLGYIPLPEATKNMIREYWAANIQ from the coding sequence ATGTTAAAGAAATTAGCTTTAGTTGCACTTGTTACAGCTGCTTCAATAAGTACGTCATTCGCTTCAGATAAAATCAATGGTGCAGGCGCATCTTTCCCAGCTCCCCTGTATTATGATTGGGCATTTTCATATAAAAAAGATACAAAAAACCGTGTTAACTACCAGTCAATCGGTTCAGGCGGCGGAATCAAACAGATTGCAAAGAGAATTGTAGACTTTGGTGCATCTGATAAACCATTAGACTCTAAAAAACTTGCAAAAGCTAAACTTTTACAGTTTCCAGCAGTTATCGGCTCAATCGTTATAGCATTTAATGTTGATGGCATTGCTGATGAGACATTAAAATTAAGCAATGATGTTGTTGCAGATATTTTTGCGGGAAAAATCACTATGTGGAATGATGCTGCTATAGCTGCTAACAATGCAGGTATTAAGCTACCAAACCAAAAAATTACTGTAGTTCACCGTTCAGATGGTTCAGGGACTACTTTTAACTTTACTTATTACCTAAGTGGAAGTTCTAAAAACTGGAAAGATACTTATGGAACTGGTAAAGCAATTGACTGGGCTGTTGGTATTGGTGGAAAAGGTAATGAAGGTGTTGCTAACTTGGTTAAGCAAACTCCTTACTCTATCGGTTACATTGAAAACGCATATAAAGAGAAAAACAACCTCTCTGCTGCTGTACTTAAAACTGCGAACGGCAAATGGGTTGTAGCAAACGAAGATAATTTTAAAGCTGCTGCAAAATATGCAAGTTGGACTAAAGAGGATAACTTCTATGCAATGCTAGCTCTACAACCAGGCGATACTTCTTACCCGATTGTTGCAGCAACATTTATCTTGCTTCCAACAGAAAAATCTGAGATGAATAAAAAAACAATAGAGTTTTATGACTATGCTTTTAAAAATGGTGACAAATCTGCTAAAAAGTTAGGTTATATTCCTCTTCCTGAAGCTACAAAAAACATGATTAGGGAGTATTGGGCTGCAAATATACAATAA
- the ppk2 gene encoding polyphosphate kinase 2 produces the protein MKEKKKDKLEEERRKEDKERRKEDKERRKSKDGKVRIWKKEERIAYEEELASLQVELLKFQNHVKDTGLKILMIFEGRDAAGKGGTIKRITEHLNPRGARVVALEKPSDRERSQWYFQRYVQHLPSAGEIVLFDRSWYNRSMVEPVMGFCTEREHHKFLKDAPEFEDMIVDEDIKIFKFYFSVSKYEQAKRFKARETDPLKQYKLSPVDKESQKLWDEYSLAKFMMLSATHTEIAPWTIVKSDDKKKARINTIKHILNFVEYPNKIKAKNISVDKEIIVYGRDEAIAMEKEFKFSLKK, from the coding sequence ATGAAAGAGAAAAAGAAAGATAAACTTGAAGAAGAGAGAAGAAAAGAGGATAAAGAAAGAAGAAAAGAGGATAAAGAAAGAAGAAAAAGTAAAGATGGTAAAGTGCGAATCTGGAAAAAAGAGGAGAGAATAGCTTACGAAGAGGAGCTGGCTAGCTTACAAGTCGAACTTCTGAAATTTCAAAATCATGTAAAAGATACTGGACTTAAAATTTTGATGATTTTTGAGGGTCGTGATGCAGCGGGCAAAGGTGGCACTATAAAAAGAATCACCGAGCATCTAAACCCAAGGGGTGCGAGAGTGGTTGCACTTGAGAAGCCGAGTGATAGAGAGCGCTCTCAGTGGTATTTTCAAAGATATGTGCAACATCTGCCATCTGCCGGAGAAATAGTCCTTTTTGACAGAAGTTGGTATAACCGCTCAATGGTTGAGCCTGTTATGGGGTTTTGTACAGAGAGAGAACATCATAAATTTTTAAAAGATGCACCTGAATTTGAAGATATGATAGTTGATGAAGATATTAAAATATTTAAATTCTATTTCTCTGTATCCAAATATGAGCAGGCAAAAAGATTTAAAGCTAGAGAGACAGACCCGCTAAAGCAATATAAGCTTTCACCTGTTGATAAGGAGTCTCAAAAATTATGGGATGAGTATTCTTTGGCTAAATTCATGATGTTAAGTGCTACCCATACAGAAATAGCACCATGGACAATTGTAAAGAGTGATGACAAGAAAAAAGCCAGAATCAATACTATAAAACATATTTTGAACTTTGTTGAATATCCGAATAAAATAAAAGCAAAAAATATTTCGGTAGATAAAGAGATTATAGTTTATGGACGAGATGAAGCTATTGCAATGGAAAAAGAGTTTAAGTTCTCGCTTAAAAAATAA
- the pstC gene encoding phosphate ABC transporter permease subunit PstC: MSIIIDKLFAHVSKFIAIAILLLVAWIFTVLLQNSMASIEAFGFDFITESKWAPNLEKFGALPAIYGSVVSTFLAMILAVPLAIGVAIFLSELAPARLKSPVGVSIELLAAIPSVIYGMWGLFYFVPIVRDIFGGIGISMLTAGIVLSIMILPFMAAVTRDAMNTTPDILKESAYALGGTKWDVIKDIIIPYAKAGIIGSFILALGRAIGETMAVTFVMGNVHKISTDLTAPATSIPVTLANEFTEADTELYYSSLFELSLMLLVISFTIISIAKFYFLRRKRTA; this comes from the coding sequence ATGAGTATTATCATTGATAAACTATTTGCACATGTAAGTAAATTTATTGCTATCGCCATACTACTATTGGTTGCTTGGATTTTTACAGTTTTGCTGCAAAACTCTATGGCTTCAATAGAAGCATTTGGTTTTGACTTTATAACAGAGTCGAAATGGGCACCAAACTTAGAGAAGTTTGGTGCCCTTCCCGCAATTTACGGTTCAGTTGTTTCAACTTTTCTTGCAATGATTTTGGCAGTTCCATTGGCTATAGGTGTTGCAATATTCTTAAGCGAGCTGGCACCTGCCCGTCTTAAATCACCAGTTGGTGTTTCCATAGAACTTCTAGCAGCTATCCCATCTGTTATATACGGCATGTGGGGTCTGTTTTACTTTGTCCCTATTGTACGTGACATATTTGGCGGAATTGGTATCAGTATGCTTACAGCTGGAATTGTACTATCTATAATGATACTTCCATTTATGGCAGCAGTTACAAGAGATGCAATGAATACAACCCCTGATATCTTAAAAGAGTCTGCGTATGCACTTGGCGGCACAAAATGGGATGTCATAAAAGATATAATTATCCCTTACGCTAAAGCTGGAATAATAGGCTCATTTATCTTAGCCCTTGGCCGTGCCATTGGTGAGACTATGGCTGTTACTTTTGTTATGGGTAATGTTCATAAAATATCTACAGATTTAACAGCACCTGCTACATCTATCCCTGTAACACTTGCAAACGAGTTCACAGAAGCAGATACGGAACTTTATTACTCATCACTATTCGAGCTTTCACTAATGCTACTAGTAATCAGTTTTACGATTATATCTATTGCGAAATTTTACTTTTTACGCAGAAAAAGGACAGCATAA
- the pstA gene encoding phosphate ABC transporter permease PstA, with protein MTHTQKRIIVNNIVMFLSTMSAVIGIGFLFWILSVLILNGVDALSWSIFSQEGAPPGYEDSGLKHALIGQLMIVSIATFIGVPLGILAGTYLSEYGQKSKLAETIRDISDIMMSAPSIVIGAFVYAIVVVPMGHFSGWAGSVALTIIMLPIILRTTDDMLQLVPSTLREAAFALGAPKYKVIIQVVYRGAKAGILTGVLLGVARVAGETAPLLFTSFNDNFLNTDMNEPMASLTVTMYNYATSPYEDWQKLGWAAAFILSMFILSLNIIGRLFLLKKKGK; from the coding sequence ATGACTCATACTCAAAAAAGAATTATTGTCAATAACATTGTTATGTTTCTCTCAACCATGTCTGCTGTAATTGGTATAGGTTTTTTATTCTGGATTTTAAGTGTGCTGATCTTAAATGGTGTTGATGCACTTAGTTGGAGTATCTTCTCACAAGAGGGAGCACCCCCAGGCTACGAAGATAGTGGGCTTAAGCATGCACTTATTGGTCAGCTTATGATTGTCAGTATTGCAACATTTATTGGTGTTCCTCTTGGAATATTGGCAGGGACATATTTGAGTGAGTATGGACAAAAATCAAAACTAGCAGAGACTATTCGTGACATATCTGACATTATGATGTCAGCACCCAGTATTGTAATAGGTGCTTTTGTTTATGCAATCGTTGTTGTTCCTATGGGGCACTTTAGTGGCTGGGCCGGTTCAGTTGCACTTACTATCATAATGCTTCCTATAATTTTAAGAACTACTGATGACATGTTGCAGCTTGTTCCATCCACCCTTAGAGAAGCTGCTTTTGCTTTAGGTGCTCCAAAGTACAAAGTAATTATTCAAGTTGTTTACCGCGGGGCAAAAGCTGGAATATTAACAGGTGTTTTACTTGGTGTTGCAAGGGTTGCAGGTGAGACAGCTCCTCTTTTGTTCACATCATTTAATGACAATTTTTTAAATACAGATATGAATGAGCCAATGGCATCACTTACTGTTACTATGTATAACTATGCAACCAGCCCTTATGAAGATTGGCAAAAACTTGGGTGGGCTGCAGCATTTATTTTATCTATGTTCATTTTATCTCTAAATATAATTGGACGACTATTTTTATTAAAGAAAAAAGGGAAATAA
- the pstB gene encoding phosphate ABC transporter ATP-binding protein PstB yields the protein MATIVDITKEKALEVNNFEFTYAGVDEPSIKTLSMPIAKNSITALIGPSGCGKTTLLRSFNRMHDLYPGNKYSGEILFKNKNILTKNEDLINLRIQIGMIFQKPTAFPMSIFDNVAYGMRLQGIKNKTELKDRVEKALKDAAIFKEVKDRLKHDANGLSGGQQQRLCIARAIAVEPEVLLFDEPTSALDPISTAGIEELIVELKQRVSIIIVTHNMQQAARVSDYTGFMYMGELIELGLTEELFVTPREKLTEEYITGKFG from the coding sequence ATGGCAACTATTGTTGATATAACTAAAGAAAAAGCGCTTGAAGTCAATAACTTTGAGTTTACTTATGCAGGAGTAGATGAACCAAGTATAAAGACTCTATCTATGCCTATTGCAAAAAACAGCATTACTGCTCTTATTGGACCATCTGGATGTGGCAAAACAACACTTCTTAGAAGTTTTAACCGCATGCACGACTTGTATCCTGGCAATAAATATAGCGGGGAAATTTTATTTAAAAATAAAAATATTCTAACGAAAAATGAGGATTTGATTAACCTAAGAATCCAAATAGGGATGATTTTTCAAAAACCAACAGCTTTTCCTATGAGTATATTTGATAATGTTGCTTATGGTATGAGACTACAAGGTATAAAAAATAAAACTGAATTAAAAGATAGAGTTGAAAAAGCACTTAAAGATGCAGCAATTTTCAAAGAGGTTAAAGATAGACTAAAACACGATGCAAATGGACTATCAGGCGGACAACAGCAAAGACTCTGCATTGCTCGTGCTATTGCTGTTGAACCAGAAGTTTTACTCTTTGATGAGCCCACTTCTGCACTTGATCCAATCTCTACTGCCGGAATTGAAGAGTTAATAGTTGAGCTTAAACAGAGGGTTTCAATTATTATAGTTACTCATAATATGCAACAAGCTGCGAGAGTAAGCGACTATACAGGTTTTATGTATATGGGTGAGCTTATAGAATTGGGTCTCACAGAAGAACTTTTCGTAACACCAAGAGAGAAGCTTACAGAAGAGTATATAACTGGTAAATTTGGTTAA